The following is a genomic window from Sphingobacterium spiritivorum.
TTTGACAACCTTGATTTTCATTATCTTTTTTCCGAGTGTCTGCCCCGAAAGGACTGTTTCCATGACAAACGGATAAAAGAAAGCCGGAAGCATAAACAGACTGTATAATCCCATTGTCGTCCATGAATCTGATAAAAAGCCTGCTCCGGAATACTTCAAAATAAGAACGGCAAGAATAACATAAGCTATAACAATAAGCTGATCTATCCCAAAGGCAATAATCCGGGCTCCTAAAGTGGCTAAATTATATTCAAATTTTACGTTTTGAGGGGTGTTTATTAAGAGCTTATTCATATATTTGAGTACATGCGTCGATTATTTAATTATGCGAGAACCTTCATTCATAGACCGAAATAAAGAAAAATGGGCAACTATTGAAAGCAATTTAGCAAATAAAGCTGATATTGATCCGGATGAATTAGCCTCTAACTATATCGAACTTACGAATGATTTGGCATATGCGCAAACTTTTTACCCGCAAAGTAAAACAAAGCAATATCTGAATGAATTGTCTCTTATTGCACATCAGAAGATTTATAAAGATCAGCGGGCATCAAACAATCAGTTTCTGCATTTTGTAAATTATGAAATTCCTGAGGCTATCTGGAAAATCAGAAAACAACTGCTCTACTCCCTGTTGATTTTCTGTCTTGCCGTAGGCATTGGTTTTCTGTCGGCACACTATGACGAACAATTTGTACGTCTGATATTAGGAGACGGATATGTAGACTATACAACAGAAAAAATAAAAGACGGAGATCCTGCTGCCATCTATGATGAAGGAGGAATGTTCGGATCTGCCTTAGCGATCACTATTAATAATGTTAGAGTGGCATTTTACGCTTTTATTTTTGGTATATTCTATAGTGTCGGCTCCGGTTATATTCTGTTTTCTAACGGAATTATGCTGGGAGCATTTCATTACATGTTTTTCAAGTACGGAGTCATGCAGGAGGCGATGTCTGCCATCTGGATCCACGGAACGATAGAGATTTCGGTGATTATCATTGCCGGAGGCTGCGGACTCACATTAGGAAACAGTATTCTGTTTCCGAAATCATATACCCGGATGGAATCTTTTAAACGGGGAGCCAAACTGGCCAGTAAAGTACTCATTAGTACTGTTCCGTTTTTCATCATTGCAGGTACTTTAGAAGGGTTTGTGACCCGTTTTTATCAGTCATCTTTAGCCATGTGCTTAGCTATTATTTTTGCGTCCTTATTCGCGATTGTATATTTTTATATTTGGAGACCGTATCAATTAGCCAGAAAATTTGAATGGAGTTAAACTTTGAGTTCAAAAAGGAACGTAAATTAGGAGAATTTGTACAGGATTTTGTGGATTTGCTGAAGATCGTTATCCGGCATTTCTGTGCTACGCTGTTTCGGCTTGCGGTTATTCCCCTTGCCATTCTGTTGTTACTCGTATTCTATCTGACGACTAAAGTCGATTTTAATGCAGACTTCAGTGCAGGAGATATGATGCAGATATGGGGACTCTTTATCGGGATAGTCTGTATACTTTTGTTGCTTTCTACTCTGTTTTTCGGCATTGCGATAGAATATTTTATTTTGTTGAAAAATCAGAACAATCTGGATTTCGGATCGGCAGAAGTCTGGAACAATTTTAAATTAAACTTTGGTAAATATTTTAGGTTTTTCGGTGCATCTATTCTGGTCATGTTAATCATGATCATCCCGTTTTTCTTTGTACTGATTATTGCTTCTTTTATTCCTTTTGTCGGTAACATCGTGGCCGGAGTTCTGATGTCCCTGATTGGAGTGTGGTTGTTCTGTGCTTTTATGTTATATAGAGAAGGTTACTATTCTCTTGGCAGCTGTTTTAGTGAGGCCTATCATCTCCTGAAGAAAAAAGTATACGACTATGGTGTATCCTCTTATATCGTCAGTGCCATTTTTCAGGTTCTGCTGATGATGATGACCCTCATCCCGGCATTGATACTGGGACTGATTGCTTATAACACCGTAGGCTTCAATGACAATTTTTTTGATACCTTTTCAGGCAAATTAATTGTTTCCTTAGGAGGAACAATTTTCTCTCTGATTACAATCACCAGCTATATGTTCTCTGTACTCATTTCCGGATTGATATATGAATCCGCTAAAGAGTTACGGTTCGGAGAGAATATTTATGAGACAATAAATAATATTGGAAAGGAGGCAAATGGCCACTAATTTTCGTACCCTTATTCTTTCCATTTTCTTTATTACAATATCTTATCTCGGTTATGCTCAGGAACAGGACACGCTCTATACAGATCCTGATACAGCTACTTACGATGAGCCGATAGATGCAGCAGAAGAACTTATTACCAAGAAAAAACAACATCCCTATTGGGAAGAAGGATATTATAATAAGGTGCCGAGAATACATGATATCCCGGCAGTAGATACCGCAGAATTCAATAAAATGTTCAAAAAGTATCAGAGTGAAGAGTTTCTTTACAATGAAAAGGTACTGGAGAACATAAATTTTTTGAAGCGTTTAAAAAACAGGATTAATGACCTGCTCTCCTCTATTTTGCCGGATTTCTATTTTCAAAATCCCGAATGGATGTATAAACTTATCGGTGCTGTATTCGTCGTACTTCTGGTATACGTCCTCTACCGATTAATATTTACGGGGAAAAAACTCTATACTGTACAGGAAAAGGAAGACGACGAAGATGCGAGTGTTGCATTTGTGGAACGTAATCTTCTGCAGGTGGATGTACATACATTTGTAGAGCAGGCACTGAAAGATGAAAATTATTCCCTGGCCATTCGTTATCTCAATCTTCTGAATATTCAGACGCTGGCAAAAAAAGAATTGGTAAAGTGGAATTATACCAAAACCAATATTGAACTGATGAATGAAATGGACAACATAGAACTGAGAAAAGAGTTTGAAGCTTGTTCCAATGTATTTAATTATGTGTGGTTCGGTAATTTTCCTGTAACGAAGGAAAACTATGAACAGTATGCTACACTATTCCGTGAATTTCAAACTAAATGGTCATGAAAAATACGGGTAAGTTTGGAATTATAGTGTTGCTGATCGCGCTGGTATTGATTGCAATAATCGATGCAACCAGTCGTAAGCCTATAGACTGGCGCAAATCTTTTGATCAGCGGGACAAGATACCCTACGGATTATATGTGCTGCATCAGGAGCTGGGAAATATCCTTGGAAATGACCGTAAAATCGAAAGCACCAAAAAATCTGTTTATGAGACTTTAGAAGAGGATTCTTTGCATGCAAAGAATACTGCTTTTGTATTTGTTGGGGACTATATAGACATTATGGGAGCCACCGCCACAGAAAAATTGCTGCAATTTGCGAAAGAGGGAGGAGAAGTTTTCATATCAACAAATTATTATTCCACCAATCTCTTAGACACACTTAATCTGTCATCGGCCTATCTGGATGTAAATAAGTTTTCGGGATTTTCGTTATTAGGCGATATAAACTATTCCCTTGTCAATAATCGCAGGAGAATAAAATATGATAAGATAGAGCAGACATCAATCTTTGACCTTATCGATAGTACCAACATTTCCATTGTGGGCAATGCGTATGCGGGTAAGCATGCCGTACCTAACTTTGTGGAGGTATCCTGGGGCAAAGGCAAGCTCTATTTACATCATACGCCGGAAATGTTTACCAATTATTACATGCTGCAGCACCAAAAATATGATTATGCAGCTTCGGCATTGAAATTAATAAAAGCTAAGCATATCATCTGGTGTGACAATTATTACAGGGAAGGACAGCCAAGTACACCGTTGCGTATGATTCTTTCCTATGAAGGACTTCGTGAAGCATGGTATCTGTTATTATTTGGTCTGCTGCTATTTCTGTTGTTCCGAAGCAAACGTGAACAACGGGCTGTAGAGGTGGTGAAACCAGAACCAAATCTGTCTAAAGAATTTGCTAAAACCATCGGAACGCTATATTATGAAAATGGCGAACCCGGAAATATGATAGATAAGAAAATAGATTATTTCCTTTTCGATATCCGCAATCATTTTCATCTCGATACGCTGCAGCTGAAGGATGAGAAGTACCTTAGCAATCTGTCTCTGAAATCAGGAATCCCACTTGCTGAAACTGAAGAATTGATGAATTTGATAACGAGGTACAGGAATAGAAAAGATCTGTCTACTTATGATCTCAAATTTATAAATAGTAAAATAGAAGAATTCAAGACTAAATCTAATATGATATGAACGAGTTAGAAAAATATATGCCCAACTTTGAAAGCCGTCTCGATCTGACAGAATTACAGGATAAGATGGAATCGGTGAAAAGGGAAGTGAAAAAAGTAATCGTAGGGCAGGATCAGGTCATCAATATGCTGTTAATGTCTATTCTGTCATCCGGACATTCTCTGATCGAAGGTCTGCCCGGAGTCGCTAAGACGCTGACGGCAAAGTTGATTGCCAAAACGATCAACAGTACTTTTCGACGTATCCAGTTCACCCCCGATCTGATGCCTTCAGATGTAACCGGATCGTCTATTCTGGATCTGAAATCTAATGAGTTTGAGTTTAGAAGAGGGCCGATTTTTGGTAATATTATTCTGATTGATGAGATCAACCGCGCCCCGGCAAAGACGCAGGCCTCACTTTTCGAATGTATGTCCGAGCGGCAGGTGACAGTAGACGGAAATACCTATCCAATGGATACCCCTTTTATTGTTTTAGCAACCCAGAATCCGATAGAGCACGAAGGGACTTATCGTTTGCCGGAGGCACAGCTGGATCGTTTCCTGTTTAAAATAGTCGTTAATTATCCTGAATTCAGTCAGGAACTGACCATATTAAAAGAACACCATGCGCAAAAGGCCGGCAATAAAGAAGCGTTGGTCCAGCAGGTCGTTTCGGGTGAAGAGATAGTACTCTTCCAGTCGCAGGTCAAACTGGTATTTGCACATGAAGATGTGCTGCATTATATAGCACAGATTATCGTGCAGACCCGAACTAATCCTAACCTGACCTTAGGAGCATCGCCGAGAGCTTCGATCGCGATTCTTGAAGCGTCAAAAGCATCTGCAGCACTTCTTGGACGAGATTTTATTACTCCGGACGATGTCAAATATGTAGCTCCTGCCATTCTTGGTCACAGAGTGACCCTGACTCCTGAAAAGGAAATGGAAGGATTCACAACAGAATTTATTATCAAACAAATTGTAGACGGCGTAGAGATTCCAAGATGATCAGGCATATAAGAAGACTTTATTTTACCAATCAATTTTTCTATTCCTTATTAGGAATGGCTCTTTTGTTTACGATTTCCTTTTTTGTGAAGGGAATGTTTCTGGTAGTAGGTATTGTCTTCTGGCTGCTGTTGATCTGTTGGATATGGGATCTTATGTTTTTGCATTTTGGTAAGAACAGAGTTGAGATTGAGCGACATTATCCGGAAAAGCTATCTAACGGAGATGACAATCATTTTGAGCTTGCTTTTATAAGTCATTATCCGAAAAAAATAAAGGCAAGAATTCTGGAAGAATTTCCAATGCAGTTGCAGATTCGCGGAAAGGAATTTGAAATAGAGCTGCCGTCTTTAATTCCGAAACATGTTGAATATGAATTGAGACCGACTAAAAGAGGTATATATGAATTCGGAAGATGCCATGTGCTGGTCCGGAATCTTGGCTTCTTCGAACGGAAATTTCTTTTGGAAGAATCCTTAAAAATACCATGTTACCCGTCATTTATTCAGTTGCGAAAATATCAGCTTATGGCAACAACAGACAGACTGAAAGAGATGGGAATCAAGCGGATCCGCAAAATCGGCTCAACTCTGGAGTTTGATCATGTGCGGGAATATGTGAGAGGAGATGAATACCGCTTTATGAATTGGAAAGCTTCTGCCAAACATAAAAAGTTGATGGTCAATCAGTATCAGGAAGAGAAATCTCAGCCCATATATTCCTTTATTGATACCGGCCGTGCCATGCGCATGCCGTTTAACGAGATGACTTTACTGGATTATTCGATCAATTCTGTACTTGTTTTGTCCAATGCCGCAATACTGAAGCAGGACAGAGCCGGAATGCTGACGTTCTCAAACGGGATTGCAAATCATATTCCTGCGGAGAAGAGAAATAATCAGATGCAGAAGGTATCAGAGGCATTATATAGTATTACTACGTTATTTGAAGAATCTGAATTTGGAAAGTTATATGCATTTGCCAATAAGCATATTAATAAGAGATCTCTGATTTTTGTTTATACCAATTTTGAGACAATGGATAGTCTGAACAGGCAGATGCCTTATCTCAAAATGATCAACAAGACCCATATCGTTGTCGTCGTTGTCTTTAAGAATACCGAACTGATCCAAATGGCAAAAGAGAGCACACATTACACGATAGATATATATAACCAGATCATAGCAGAGAAATTTGTTTATGAAAAGAGTCTTATTATTCAGGAGCTTAACCGTCAGGGAATTCAGACCATTTATACTGCGCCGGAACAGCTGACTATCAATTCAATAAACAAATATCTTGAAATAAAGGCGCGAGGGTTAATCTAACTGGGTATCATGGACGAGTACTTTTGTCCAGTTACTGCTGAAATCTTCTATTGCCTTCAGATGAATAGGGTGAGTCTCATAAGTATTGATGTATTCCATCTTTTCAAATATCACAATCAGATTATATGTCCAGCTATTATCTACCACGGGTCGTTGACTTGTTTCTGCAGGACGGCCATAGCGAAGACTTTTAATATTAGGTACTTTTCTCAGGGCTTCAAAAAACTTCGTAAAATCTTTAACCTGTTGGGCTGTAAGGTCTTCTTTCAGCCAGAAATATACCGAATGTATAATCTGTATGTTTTCGACAACAGCGAAGGAAGATTTTGACTGAGCAAGAGCAGATACAGCTAACACTGAAGTACCGATAGTCGCAGCGGAAGACTGAATAAATTTTCTTCTTTTCATAGTATGTTTGTGTTGATAGTCTTAAAGATAGTAATAATTACAGCGGGATAAAACAGAAAAAAGGGCTTATCACATCGTGATAAGCCCTTTAAAATTTTTATAAGGTCAAAAAGTATATTAGATATTAAATGCCGCTTTGATTTGATCTACAAAATCTAATTTTTCCCATGTGAACAGCTCTACTTCTACTGTTTTTTGCTCACCATTGCTGTTTTCAAAAGTTTTGGTTACAGATCTTGGGGTACGCCCCATGTGACCATAAGCTGCCGTCTCCGAGTAGATCGGGTTTCTTAATCCAAGACGGGTTTCGATTCCGTAAGGAGTCATATCAAATAACTCAGAGATCTTTTGTGCAATCTGTCCGTCGGTCAGATTCACTTTGCTGGTGCCGTAAGTATTTACATATACACCCATCGGATCTTTAACGCCGATAGCATAGGATACTTGTACTAATATTTCTTCAGCAACTCCTGCTGCTACCAGATTTTTTGCAATGTGACGTGTTGCATAAGCCGCAGAGCGGTCTACCTTGGAAGGATCTTTTCCTGAGAAAGCACCACCTCCGTGAGCACCCTTGCCTCCGTAGGTATCCACAATGATTTTACGCCCAGTCAATCCTGTATCTCCGTGAGGACCTCCGATTACAAATTTTCCGGTCGGATTAATGTGAAATTTGATCTTATCATCAAATAAGGATTGCAATTCTGGTTTTAGCTGAGCTTTTACACGAGGAATCAGGATTGCTTTAATATCTTCCTTGATCTTATTCAACATTGTTGATTCTTCATCAAAATCATCATGTTGTGTAGAGATCACAATAGTATCAATGCGTACGGGCTTGTGATTGCTGTCATATTCTAAGGTCACCTGAGACTTGGCATCGGGACGCAGATAAGTGATTTCTTTATTTTCTCTGCGCAAATCTGCCAGTTCGTAAAGCAGACGGTGCGAAAGATCAAGTGCTAAAGGCATGTAATTTTCGGTCTCATTGGTCGCATAACCAAACATGATACCCTGATCACCGGCACCTTGTTCTTGTTTTGTTTTGCGGTCTACCCCCTGGTTGATGTCTGCAGACTGCTCGTGGATTGCAGATAATATACCACAGGAATTGGCTTCAAACATATATGCCGATTTGGTATAACCGATTCTTTCAATGACAGAACGTGCAATTTTCTGTACGTCCAGATATATCTTGGATTTCACCTCACCGGCAAGTACAACCTGACCTGTAGTGACTAAAGTTTCGATTGCTACACGTGCATCCTGATCCCAAGCAAGGAAATTATCTATTAATGCATCTGAAATTTGATCGGCAACTTTGTCAGGATGTCCTTCCGAAACCGATTCTGAAGTAAATAAATAAGCCATAAGTATTACTAATTAATGTAGACATACTCGCTGATAAGAAGGTAGAAACACAGGGAAGTGGAAAAACACCGAATGAAATAGTTTTAGCACTTTTTTACTGTGGTTGCAATCTCCTGTTACTGAGCTTCTGCCCGTAACGCAAATCAGTCCACAAATTATTCGGCAAAGCTACAACTCTTTGACGAAATATAAAATTCAATTTTATACTCTACAATTAAAAATGAAAATTCAATGATATTAAAATTAACATTCATTATGTATACGGGCTTTTGTCTATCTTTATCCGGAAAAAATACAAGTAAAGACCTTTATGGCCGAGAGAAAGCGAATATTATTTGTCGTCAATCCTATTTCAGGTGGAAAACGAAAGACTGCGTTCAATAAGCAGGTTCTTGAGGTATTAGATCTTCAGAAATTTAATCCTACTTTTCAGCAGACGAATCATCCAAATCATGCTTATGAACTTGGAAAGCTGGCAATTGAAGAAAAATATGATGCAGTCGTAGCGGTGGGAGGAGACGGAACCATCAATGAACTTGGCTCCGCATTAGTTGGGTCGGATATTCCTTTGGGAATTATTCCCGAAGGTTCTGGAAACGGACTTGCCCTATATCTGGGTATTCCGATGAATGAAGCCGCTGCACTGCGGAGGCTAAACCGGTTTGAAGCTGTAGAAGTTGACTCCGGTCTGATCAATGACCGTAATTTTTTCAACATAGCCGGTATTGGATTTGATGCATCCGTGAGTGACCGCTTTGCCAATGAAAATATAAGAGGCCCTATCGGATATCTCAAATCGGCTATTAATGTACTTAGCAATTATAAACCCTGCATGTATAAATTGACCATTGACGGTGTGGAGTATGAGCGTGAGGCTTTCATGATCAGTGTGGCCAATTCACCACAGTACGGAAATAATGCGTATATCGCTCCGCAGGCATCCGTTAATGACGGCGTGCTGGATGTTTGTATTGTGCACAAATTTCCGCTTTATACATTACCCATGATGGTATTTCATCTGTTTAATAAATCTGCAGATCAGTCCGAGTATGTAGAAATCATTCCGGGCAAAGAAATCACCATTGAACGCGAAAAAGATGGTGCTGCACATGTGGATGGAGAGCCGTTTGAATTAGGCAAAAAACTAGATATACGAATCTTACCAAAATCCCTTCGGATAATTTGTTAACTTAGTTCTATGAATAAGCATAAAAAACAACGTTTTGAAGGAATTGTATATTCCACTTCTGACGATTTTGATTATCAGGAGAGCGATATTACAGAAGAAGCAGAGACTTTGCCTGCCAATAAGCAGTTGCTGAAAGTAATGCTTGACCGCAAAATGAGAAAGGGAAAAGTTGTTACAATTGTAACCGGTTTCATAGGTTCGGATGCTGACCTTGAAATCTTAGCGAAAAAATTGAAACAAAAATGTGGAGTGGGCGGTACCTCTAAAAATGGTGAAATTATGATTCAAGGTGATTTTAAACAAAAAATAGTTGACTTGTTGAACCAGG
Proteins encoded in this region:
- a CDS encoding AAA family ATPase, which produces MNELEKYMPNFESRLDLTELQDKMESVKREVKKVIVGQDQVINMLLMSILSSGHSLIEGLPGVAKTLTAKLIAKTINSTFRRIQFTPDLMPSDVTGSSILDLKSNEFEFRRGPIFGNIILIDEINRAPAKTQASLFECMSERQVTVDGNTYPMDTPFIVLATQNPIEHEGTYRLPEAQLDRFLFKIVVNYPEFSQELTILKEHHAQKAGNKEALVQQVVSGEEIVLFQSQVKLVFAHEDVLHYIAQIIVQTRTNPNLTLGASPRASIAILEASKASAALLGRDFITPDDVKYVAPAILGHRVTLTPEKEMEGFTTEFIIKQIVDGVEIPR
- a CDS encoding diacylglycerol/lipid kinase family protein; the encoded protein is MAERKRILFVVNPISGGKRKTAFNKQVLEVLDLQKFNPTFQQTNHPNHAYELGKLAIEEKYDAVVAVGGDGTINELGSALVGSDIPLGIIPEGSGNGLALYLGIPMNEAAALRRLNRFEAVEVDSGLINDRNFFNIAGIGFDASVSDRFANENIRGPIGYLKSAINVLSNYKPCMYKLTIDGVEYEREAFMISVANSPQYGNNAYIAPQASVNDGVLDVCIVHKFPLYTLPMMVFHLFNKSADQSEYVEIIPGKEITIEREKDGAAHVDGEPFELGKKLDIRILPKSLRIIC
- a CDS encoding DUF58 domain-containing protein — translated: MIRHIRRLYFTNQFFYSLLGMALLFTISFFVKGMFLVVGIVFWLLLICWIWDLMFLHFGKNRVEIERHYPEKLSNGDDNHFELAFISHYPKKIKARILEEFPMQLQIRGKEFEIELPSLIPKHVEYELRPTKRGIYEFGRCHVLVRNLGFFERKFLLEESLKIPCYPSFIQLRKYQLMATTDRLKEMGIKRIRKIGSTLEFDHVREYVRGDEYRFMNWKASAKHKKLMVNQYQEEKSQPIYSFIDTGRAMRMPFNEMTLLDYSINSVLVLSNAAILKQDRAGMLTFSNGIANHIPAEKRNNQMQKVSEALYSITTLFEESEFGKLYAFANKHINKRSLIFVYTNFETMDSLNRQMPYLKMINKTHIVVVVVFKNTELIQMAKESTHYTIDIYNQIIAEKFVYEKSLIIQELNRQGIQTIYTAPEQLTINSINKYLEIKARGLI
- the metK gene encoding methionine adenosyltransferase, which encodes MAYLFTSESVSEGHPDKVADQISDALIDNFLAWDQDARVAIETLVTTGQVVLAGEVKSKIYLDVQKIARSVIERIGYTKSAYMFEANSCGILSAIHEQSADINQGVDRKTKQEQGAGDQGIMFGYATNETENYMPLALDLSHRLLYELADLRRENKEITYLRPDAKSQVTLEYDSNHKPVRIDTIVISTQHDDFDEESTMLNKIKEDIKAILIPRVKAQLKPELQSLFDDKIKFHINPTGKFVIGGPHGDTGLTGRKIIVDTYGGKGAHGGGAFSGKDPSKVDRSAAYATRHIAKNLVAAGVAEEILVQVSYAIGVKDPMGVYVNTYGTSKVNLTDGQIAQKISELFDMTPYGIETRLGLRNPIYSETAAYGHMGRTPRSVTKTFENSNGEQKTVEVELFTWEKLDFVDQIKAAFNI
- a CDS encoding Dabb family protein; amino-acid sequence: MKRRKFIQSSAATIGTSVLAVSALAQSKSSFAVVENIQIIHSVYFWLKEDLTAQQVKDFTKFFEALRKVPNIKSLRYGRPAETSQRPVVDNSWTYNLIVIFEKMEYINTYETHPIHLKAIEDFSSNWTKVLVHDTQLD
- a CDS encoding DUF4350 domain-containing protein, which translates into the protein MKNTGKFGIIVLLIALVLIAIIDATSRKPIDWRKSFDQRDKIPYGLYVLHQELGNILGNDRKIESTKKSVYETLEEDSLHAKNTAFVFVGDYIDIMGATATEKLLQFAKEGGEVFISTNYYSTNLLDTLNLSSAYLDVNKFSGFSLLGDINYSLVNNRRRIKYDKIEQTSIFDLIDSTNISIVGNAYAGKHAVPNFVEVSWGKGKLYLHHTPEMFTNYYMLQHQKYDYAASALKLIKAKHIIWCDNYYREGQPSTPLRMILSYEGLREAWYLLLFGLLLFLLFRSKREQRAVEVVKPEPNLSKEFAKTIGTLYYENGEPGNMIDKKIDYFLFDIRNHFHLDTLQLKDEKYLSNLSLKSGIPLAETEELMNLITRYRNRKDLSTYDLKFINSKIEEFKTKSNMI
- a CDS encoding stage II sporulation protein M; the encoded protein is MREPSFIDRNKEKWATIESNLANKADIDPDELASNYIELTNDLAYAQTFYPQSKTKQYLNELSLIAHQKIYKDQRASNNQFLHFVNYEIPEAIWKIRKQLLYSLLIFCLAVGIGFLSAHYDEQFVRLILGDGYVDYTTEKIKDGDPAAIYDEGGMFGSALAITINNVRVAFYAFIFGIFYSVGSGYILFSNGIMLGAFHYMFFKYGVMQEAMSAIWIHGTIEISVIIIAGGCGLTLGNSILFPKSYTRMESFKRGAKLASKVLISTVPFFIIAGTLEGFVTRFYQSSLAMCLAIIFASLFAIVYFYIWRPYQLARKFEWS
- a CDS encoding translation initiation factor, whose product is MNKHKKQRFEGIVYSTSDDFDYQESDITEEAETLPANKQLLKVMLDRKMRKGKVVTIVTGFIGSDADLEILAKKLKQKCGVGGTSKNGEIMIQGDFKQKIVDLLNQDGYKVKVVGG